TTGCTGCCGCATGGGAATGGGATTCCACCATTTGGGCAGGTCGTAGTGCACGGCCCACGCGGCGTCGTAGTCCTCGCCGTAATCGTCGATGAACACGATCCGCGTCCCCGGCTGCTTGACATCCTGAATCCGCTTGCAGACCGGTGCAATCCCCCCGAAGTCGTAGCCGTTCATGGCGTGAACGATACTGTACGTCCGCATCTCCGTCTTGGCCGCCACAGGGCAACGAAACACCTTGGCGTTCGGCGCATAACGAAACAGAACACCCGCCTGCAACGCCTCGATCTGCTCCTCGACCGGCGACTCGACCGGCAACGTCCCCGCCGGCTTGCGCACCCAGCAATCCGTGACCGCCGAATCCTCGCTCGCTTGCGCCCGGGGCAGCCGGCCTGCGTTCTCCTCGGCGTACATCAACCACGCCAGCACCAGGCTCTTCGTGTTGTTCAGGCACGCCGCCCGCCGGCCCTGCTCCCGCGCCCGCTGCAACGCCGGCATCAGGACGGCCATCAGCACCGAGATGATGGCGACCACTACCAGAAGCTCGATCAGTGTGAAGCCTCGACCCGTTCGCATCGTACAGCCCCGCGTAAGTGTGGTCGAAAGGCGGCTCCAACGCTCCGAGTCGCATGATCCCAATGCTACGCAACCGAACCGGCCAGTGCAAGCACAAAACGCAACCCCATCCAGAGGTCACTCAACGAAGAAGGCTTCCAAAGATAACTCCTTGGAAGCCCTCAGCTTACATCAACGCGCCCGGCAGGACTCGAACCTGCAACCTTCGGATTCGAAGTCCGCGACTCTATCCAATTGAGCTACGGGCGCAGATCATTCTACTACAACACCTCACACGACTCGTAACGGGGCGTTTTCGGCAAACGACACGGTCTGGCGAACGCCCACCTACTTTACATCCGACAAGCCCATTCTGCAAGCAAAGTTACAGGAGAAGCTCTTTCCTATTCCTTTGACCTCGACAGAAGCCCCCCCTGCAATCAGAGGGCCCATCCGAATCTCGGATCCGTTCACATTGACTCGGCCTGTCCGTTCACAGCGATTCATGCGACAGCGGCGTAACTCTGACGAATCGCGTCGATGAGATAGTCGTTGATGCGCGAGGTGTACTTCGCTCCGATTCGGACCTGGACAAATCGGTCGAAGACCCCCAGCGTCTGCCGACAACAGTCCGGGCCGTACTGCATCGTCCGGCCCTCAGGGCTGTTGAACGAAGGCCACGCGGGATGCCGGGTCCGCTTGCTCACTACGGACTCCTCGACCGGCAGCAGCACCGAGCCGGTCAGCGTGGATGCAGGGACTTTGCGCTCTCTCAACTCCTGAATGCAACGGTCGCGCGCCGCCTTGTCCTTCATCTCGAAGTAGACGCCGTAGCCGATATCGCCCTCCGGATCGGGGCGGTTTCGCAAGCGGACGCCGGGAAGGTCCTCGATGCCATCGTACACGGCTCGCGCGTTGCGGCGCATCTGTGCGACCATGGAATCGAGCTTGGACAGTTGCGCCCCGAGCACGGCACCGCTGAACTCGTTCATCCGGAAGTTCTCGCCCGCGAAGGTCTGCACCCGGCTGGCGCCCGTCCGGTCGGTGAAGAGTCCGCGAATCGTACCCATGTCGTGGAATCGGGCCGCCCGCTCGTAGATCACCGGGTCGCTCGTCACAACGGCGCCGCCCTCGCCGGCGGTCATGATCTTGTTGATCTGAAAGCTGTAGATGCCCACGTCGCCGAGAGAGCCGAGTCTCCTGCCGCGATACGAGCCGCCGACGCATTGGGCGCAGTCCTCCAGAACGGCGATGCCGCGCTTGCGGGCGATCTCCAGGATCGGGTCCATGTCGCAGGGCCCGCCAAGCAAGTGCACGGCGATGACCGCCTTCGTGCGTGGGGTGATCCTGCGTTCGAAGTCGCGCGGGTCGAGGTTGAGCGTACCGTCGATGTCCGCAAACACCGGCAGCGCCCCGGCGTGGACTACGCAGGTGTAGTCCGACCACCATGTATAGGCGGGAACGATGACCTCGTCGCCCGGCCCGATACCCAGGCCCGCCACCGCACAGTCGAGGGCCGCCGTGCCGGAGGTCACGCCGAGCGCAAACTGCGTCTTCATGGCCTTGGCGAACTCGTCCTCGAACCGGCGCACCTTGTCGGGTCTGCCCGGACCCCAATAGCGAAACGGCGATCCGGATTCCAGCACCTCCAGCAGGGCCTGCTCTTCCTGCTTGTCGAAGAATTGGGGTCCCACATATCCCGGATCGATCTGCGGGATATCTCCCGGGCCAGCGGCCAGCCCGCCAACCGCCGGCGCCGCCCGCCAGCCGATTCCTGCACTCGACGCCACCAGACAGCCGGCCGCGAGAAAATCTCGGCGGCTGACACACCGAGACCGACCGTTCGAGGAAGTCTTGTTCGCTCTCATGTTCCGTCTCCTTTCTTCATCCGCTCTTGGCATCGGCCGAATGGCATAACCGGCCGTGCTTCGTGTCGATGGGGCACCCCCCTACCGCAGAGTCACGTCCAGATAGACGGAGTGGCGTCCGTAGGTTTCGTAGAACGGCTTAAGATCGACGCCGTCGATACTGAAACGCAGCGTGGCGGGATCGCCGGTGATGGATTTGCCGATGTCCTCGGCGTCCAGCGTCACGGCGCGCCACGTGGAGCGCGGCGCGGGTTCTTCGGCCGCGAGCAGCACCGGGCCATAAAAGATGCTGGCGATGTTGGGCTGATCCATAACCCGGCTCAGATAGAAGTGGAACGGTATTCGAAGCTCGATGACATCGCCGTCCTTCCAGGTTGTGCCGAGGGTCAGGTACGCACCGGGCACCGCCTGAACGGACTGATCTCGGCCGTTGACCCGAACGAAGAAGCCGCGAGTCGCCCATCTCGGCACGCGCACCTTGATGTCGAATTCGCCGCTGCCGGCGATCGTAAGCCTGGTGGTGTCGACATACGGAAACGCGGTGGTCTGCCGGACAGTCACCTGTCGCTCGGTCCAGGTCAGCGTCGAGGGCACGTAGAGATTCACATACAGCGTCTTGTTGTCGGCGCTGTGGAAGTAGATGGAGTCCTGGAGCTTGGTGCTGCTCTCCAGGGCGGTGCCGTTGCAGCAGGTGAAACCCGTCATGTCGGCGTTGCCGAACCCCTTCCGCGCACCGGGGTTCAGGGGGACGTGGTACGTATTGCCGGCGTCCTCTTCGGCGACGGAGGCCAGGATGTGGTTGTACAGGGCCTGCTCGTAATAGTCCATATACCTGGCGTCCGGGTCGAACAAAAAGAGCTGGCGGCTGAGCTTGAGCAGGTTGTACGTGGCGCAGGTCTCGTTTTGCCCGCCCTCGGCAAAGCCGTTGGCGAACAGTGTGTCCGGCTGGGCGGTGAAGCACTCGGCGTTGTTGGGGTTCTTCGCGCCGGCGACGCCGCCGATGCTGTACATGTAGCCGTGGGTGCAGAGATCCCAGAAATTCTCCGCCACGCGGTAATACGGCGGCTCTTGGGTGCGGGCATAGGTCTCCAGAGCGCCGGTGATCTGCGGAATGTGCTGGTTGGCGTGCTTGCCGCGCAGGGTGTCCACATTCCTGGCCAGGCCGTGGGCGTGCTCGGCGTTGCCGAAGAAGAGATCGGTGTTGTCGAACAGACGGGCACATTCGAGGAATCGCCGATCGCCGGTAAGGCCGTACAAATGGGCCATGGACTCATTCATCCCCCCGTACTCGCCGGCGATGTAACGGTTCCACATGCTGATCCGGGTCTCGGCCGGAAGGGCTTTCAGGCGTGCGTGCACCCAGAGGCCCATCCCCCGCGTGATCTCCAGGGCCTTCTCGTTGCCGCCAACCTCATAGCAGTCGAGCAGGCCCGCCAGGATCTTGTGCAGGGTGTAATAAGGCGCCCAGACCTGGTTGTTCCTCGTGCCGTAGGTGGCCCCGTGCTCCAGCATGATGAACTGGTCCGGCGGATAGGCGCTGATGAACCCCTTGCCCCAATTCCAATAGTCGGTCCGGATCCCCTCGGCGCTGAGATCGGAGTCGTAGTCATCTTTGCCCGGCCCCGGCCCAACGGCCGTCGGATCGGCGTTGAACGGTCCACCATCCTGGGCGGGCGTGCCGGACTTCCGGGCCAGGTCATACAGCGTGTCGATCAGATAGTCCATCTTCCGCCGGAACTCGGCGCGCAGTTCCCCGTCGTACGTCGCACCGGCATAGGCCTGGGCGATGGCGGTGAGATAGTGGCCGCTGGCATGGCCGCGCAGGCGTGTGGTCTGACTGTCCCAGCCGCGTAGCGGGACGACCCCCTCCGGTTGCGGCTGACCGAACGCATCGCGGAAGTTGTACAGAAAGCTATGCGGATCGGTCTTCGCCAGAGTGCGAACGAACTTGTCGCGGTTCTTGATGAACGGCGTATCGCGACCGTTCGTGTCCCGGTTCAGAACGACTTGGCCCAGTGGGAATGATTCGAGCTTGTGTTGCGGACGACGTTCGCCGTCGGGATCGGGGGCCGCTTTCACCGTCACCGTAGCCTTCGGCTGGAATGCGGTGCCGGGCACAGTACCGGTCACGGTGTAGGCACCGGGCTTCAGAACGTCGCGGTTGTCCATGGAGGCCGGCCAGATGACGCGAACCATCGGGC
Above is a window of Anaerobaca lacustris DNA encoding:
- a CDS encoding DegT/DnrJ/EryC1/StrS family aminotransferase — protein: MRANKTSSNGRSRCVSRRDFLAAGCLVASSAGIGWRAAPAVGGLAAGPGDIPQIDPGYVGPQFFDKQEEQALLEVLESGSPFRYWGPGRPDKVRRFEDEFAKAMKTQFALGVTSGTAALDCAVAGLGIGPGDEVIVPAYTWWSDYTCVVHAGALPVFADIDGTLNLDPRDFERRITPRTKAVIAVHLLGGPCDMDPILEIARKRGIAVLEDCAQCVGGSYRGRRLGSLGDVGIYSFQINKIMTAGEGGAVVTSDPVIYERAARFHDMGTIRGLFTDRTGASRVQTFAGENFRMNEFSGAVLGAQLSKLDSMVAQMRRNARAVYDGIEDLPGVRLRNRPDPEGDIGYGVYFEMKDKAARDRCIQELRERKVPASTLTGSVLLPVEESVVSKRTRHPAWPSFNSPEGRTMQYGPDCCRQTLGVFDRFVQVRIGAKYTSRINDYLIDAIRQSYAAVA
- a CDS encoding type II secretion system protein, producing MRTGRGFTLIELLVVVAIISVLMAVLMPALQRAREQGRRAACLNNTKSLVLAWLMYAEENAGRLPRAQASEDSAVTDCWVRKPAGTLPVESPVEEQIEALQAGVLFRYAPNAKVFRCPVAAKTEMRTYSIVHAMNGYDFGGIAPVCKRIQDVKQPGTRIVFIDDYGEDYDAAWAVHYDLPKWWNPIPMRQQGDGGLACGRARRVL
- a CDS encoding beta-L-arabinofuranosidase domain-containing protein, translating into MLQRSVSCASLFVFIVGVLACAGRGFAQAGGGDQFLDGIGETALVARYVFRGNVEDGSRNHYHATVHGDVSFVEDGQFSRVLSLSAGEAGGYVQIPGQALVGVETVSVTGWLYIRSAMPGQRFFDFGRSATERFFCTATGRDESQGYRARITNDGRSAEQGPLASRVPTGRWVHLAVVLDPANRTLSSYVDGVRVGQATGITLTLEQVLDQENATANRLYIGRAQDGRGRPLDAMVHDVRIYSIALTDAQVATIRNNALAGGQAVASDAGWLAQDERPATADGRTLYIASQLTGVPDIAAETTVGHLPRLPRTIPATYRDGATGPMVRVIWPASMDNRDVLKPGAYTVTGTVPGTAFQPKATVTVKAAPDPDGERRPQHKLESFPLGQVVLNRDTNGRDTPFIKNRDKFVRTLAKTDPHSFLYNFRDAFGQPQPEGVVPLRGWDSQTTRLRGHASGHYLTAIAQAYAGATYDGELRAEFRRKMDYLIDTLYDLARKSGTPAQDGGPFNADPTAVGPGPGKDDYDSDLSAEGIRTDYWNWGKGFISAYPPDQFIMLEHGATYGTRNNQVWAPYYTLHKILAGLLDCYEVGGNEKALEITRGMGLWVHARLKALPAETRISMWNRYIAGEYGGMNESMAHLYGLTGDRRFLECARLFDNTDLFFGNAEHAHGLARNVDTLRGKHANQHIPQITGALETYARTQEPPYYRVAENFWDLCTHGYMYSIGGVAGAKNPNNAECFTAQPDTLFANGFAEGGQNETCATYNLLKLSRQLFLFDPDARYMDYYEQALYNHILASVAEEDAGNTYHVPLNPGARKGFGNADMTGFTCCNGTALESSTKLQDSIYFHSADNKTLYVNLYVPSTLTWTERQVTVRQTTAFPYVDTTRLTIAGSGEFDIKVRVPRWATRGFFVRVNGRDQSVQAVPGAYLTLGTTWKDGDVIELRIPFHFYLSRVMDQPNIASIFYGPVLLAAEEPAPRSTWRAVTLDAEDIGKSITGDPATLRFSIDGVDLKPFYETYGRHSVYLDVTLR